CGCAGCGTTGCGGGCGACGGGTTCTCATCCGGCGACACACACAGGCTTCGCAAGCTCGTTCCGCTGCAAAACCTGTTCTATCTGCGGAAGGCGTTTGACGAAGCGGAGCACGGCATCAACGCATCGCTGGGCATCCCCGATAACAGGTAGACCAACCCCCGTGACACCAGACTAAATAGGGCATATATAGAGAGCCACCTACACAGACCGGTGGCTATGGCATGCCCGACGTCCAAGTTTCTGCGGTCGCTCCTCGGGTTCAGCACGTTGCATCTGCTTCCGTCCTCACGTACGCGTTTCCCTTTCCCATTCTCTCGGAGAGCGACATCTCCGTCTATGCGAGCGGTACGCTGCTCGCGGCTGACGCCTATACCGTGGCAGGCGTGCGGCAGACTTCCGGCGGCACCATCACGCTTGCCGCCGCGCCGGCAGACGGCCAGACGATCACTATCTTGCGGACGCGGCCATATGCCCGCCTGACGGACTTCGCAGAAGCTGGGCAATTCCGAGCGAAGACCGTCAACGACGAACTCGACTCGCAGCAGATGCAGACGCAGCAAGTGGCCGAAGAAGTCGGCCGGGCGCTGCGGCTGGCGCCGACCGCCGCCGGCGCGGTAGACACGACGCTGCCGCAGCCAGCCGCGCGCGCGCGCTGGTGTTCGACACCGCCGCGGCGGCGATCGTCACCACCGCCTACGATCCAGACGCGACCGTTGGCCTTGCCGCTTCCGCCGACGTCATCGCCAAGGAAGCGCGCGACTTGGCCGCCACCGCCGCGCAGCTCGCATCGCAGGCGGGGGCGGCGTCAATCCGCGAGTGGGGGCCGTTTACGCTGGTAGACGGTATCCAGGTCTATCCATTGCCGTCTCCGGCAGCAAGCGAAACCGCAGTGACCCTGAACCTCGGCGGCGTGCCGCAGGTCGGCATCTGGGAGATCGACGACACCTTCGGGCCGTCTCAGGCAATCAACCTGTTGTTGCCAGTAAAGGACAACCCTGGCGAGAACGAGCTGCAGGCCGGGCTAAAGATTTGGGGCAAAGTCACCGGCGGAATAATCGAAAGCGCAATTCCGAGCGCCTCGATCTTTGGCAGGCACTTTCATCCTGGGGCAATCGACCTTTCTGGCCCGGCTGTCGCCGACGGGCCGCCCAGCCGACGGCTTGAAACAGACCAGAATGGCCGGCCGTTCTGGCGCGAACCGGTATCGGCGTCTCCGGTCGATGTCCGCGAATACGGGCTTTCCCCGGATGCAACGGCGACGGAAAACACGGCGGCAATTCTCTCCGCAATTGCGGCCAATCCTGGCGGCGCAGAGTTGCGCATTCCCCCTGGAACGTACTCTATCCAGCCGTTTTCCGTCACCGGCAAGAGCCGCATCATTCTTTCAGGCAGCCCCGGCACCGTCTTCCAATCGCTCTCAGATGGCGACGATATCACGTTTTCCGGCTGCGCATACTCAGGGCTCAGAGGCATAGATTTTCAGCCAGCCGTCAAGAAAACGAACGGGTTTTCAGTCCGGTTGACAAACGGTTGTTTCCGGTGCTCGGTCGAAGATGTGCGCATTTTCAGCGGCTGGAACGGCATAGATGTTTTCGGCTCGACAGAATGCCGGGTGTCGCGGGTGCATGTCCGGTCAATGCTGGGGGCAAATCCCGGCGTCCGATACACGGGATCATCGGGGTTCCGGTCGTATCGACTGATCATTTCCGACCTGACCAGCGACAACCCGTACCCCTACCCGTGGGGATCCCGCAAACTGTGGACAATCGGGACGGCCTACGCTCAGGGCGCCATTCTGATCAACGCCGGGAATATCTATCAATGCTCTGTCGCCGGCACTTCCGCTACAACCGGCACCGGACCATCCGGCATCCCAGGCACGACGCCTGCAACGGCGTTCACATCTCAGATCACTGATGGCGGATGCAAGTGGCGCTTCGTCGCCAACATGTTCGCGACGCCAATCGTTTACGACCCTATGCCTATTCTCTGATCGTTGATAAGGCGATCTGCCTGAACGGCGGCAACGCGCTGTTTATGACCGACAGCGCCAATACGGGATCGTCGTTTCCGATATGGTGCTACGTCTACGACATTGAGGGCGACCATAACTACGGAAACGGCGTGATCCTGGACCGCGGCGAGGGTTTCTATATGGAGCACTCTTGGCTGGGATCGTGCCTAACCGGAAACGGCCTCGTCATTGGTTCCAACTTCCGTGGCGAGATCATCGCCCGCACAACTCGGATAATGGGCAATTGGCAGCAGGGCGTCGTGCTGAATGCCGGACCGGTCGCCGTTGATATCTCGAACAATCATATTTTGAGCAACAGCCAGTCGGCAGCCGGGGCTTTCGCGGGCGTTGCTATCGCCGCGGGCGCGCAGCGCTTCCGGGTATCAGGCAACACAATCGGGCCGGCAATCGGCCTTTTGCCGACGCATTCCTATGGCGTCTTCCTCGCCGGCGCTAACGACCATTTCATGGTCGAAGGCAATGTGTGCGTTGGCAACTTGACGGAACGGGTCAACGAGTCGCCGATCGCGACTGCGACGAAAGTCATTGCAAACAACGTGGGGTAGCGCCGTGATTGAACCTCTTGACCCCAGAATGATCGGCCCGATTAGCGGCGGTACGCCAAACTTTGTATCCGGCGGGTTCCTGTTTCGCGCCCAGTCCGGCGAGTTTTACACGGTGTCGGCGGCGGATATGGCAGAGCTGTTCGGAGGCGGGGGATACATACCCAGCACCTTGGATGGCGGCGAGATCGGCGGCGATGCAACGGCGCCATATGGGGCGCTGGATGGCGGAGAAATTGGCGGCGATGCAACAGCGGGCGTCGGCTCTTTCGACGGCGGCGAAATTTCCTAGCGGAGTAGCAAGATGCCTTTACAGCTAAAGGGCGGCAAGGTCGCCGCCGTTACGACGGCAAACCCCAACGTGTCAGAGCGCGAGCCCATCGCGTTGTTCGACGACGATACGGCGGAGTTCTCCCATCTTGTCATCGGCAAGCTGATTCCCGGGTCCGTCGGCGTAACGCCGTTTTCGGAACTGGCGCCTCTATATCTGCTCGGCCAGGCTGACCGCGACAAGCTCACGGGCCTGCCGGCGGCGGTGACCGGCGATCTCGTGCTTGATCTGCTGAACACCCGCCTCGGGACTGACGTTGAGGCCATCCTCAGCGAGCACGGGCTGACCGCTCCGGCCATTGCCGCGGCTTTCGACGTGCTGTATGGCGGCGACTCTTGGCGCAAATCCTTCGCGCACTCGTTCAACGGCCGCGAGATGGACGAGGATGGTAACATCTTCCCCGCCGCAGACGACTATGCAGTTGCCGACATCACCGGCCTCACGGGTGAGCTTGTCCTGAAGGCCGACGCGGATCACGGGCACGAAATCTCCCAAGTAACGGGTCTCACGCCCCTGCTCGACAGCAAGGTCAATGCAAGCGACATCGGCTCGGCCATCACGGACGCGGTTGCGGCTGCGATCGCCGGTATTAACGCCACGTCGATTGCATACACGCCGGCGGGAAACTGGTCCTCAGTGACGCTATCCGCGCTGGCTGCCGAAATCGATTCCGAGTGCGAGCGTATCAGCCGCAAGGGCGCGGTCAACGGATACGCAAGCCTCAATTCCAGCGGCTACGTTCCGAGCGCGCAACTCGCGCCGGCCGACGCAGCCGCGACCGACTCAGACGAGATTTCGTGGTCAACGTCCACCGCAAATATGACGGTGCCCGTCTCAATGGGCGAGGTCGCCAGCCAGAATCGCCGATGGCAGCGCGACCTTACCCTGTGCACAACCATCATAGCAGGGGCCTATGTGTCGGCTGGTTCCCCAGCGCCGACGGGCAGCAAGTTTCAATGGCAGTATTCTACCGCCGCCGGCGGCTACACGAATTGGACGTCGTTAGGCGCCGAGGTAATGATCGATGGCAGCAATGGCACTGGTCAGGTATTCGGCACGGAGGTTTCGTGCCCGGCCGGCGCAAAGACAGCGACGACGCGCATCCGGCTGAACTATGGCGGTGGCGACGGCACTACCTCCGCAACGCTCGGCAACATGTGGGCAAGCTTTAACAAGTCAACCCCGATCAACACCGGATCGGTCAACGGCCCGGATATTGTCACGCGTATCAACGCCGAGCTCGGCAGTACGGCATGGCAATCAAGCGCCATCAGCCTCGGCGACAACACCGTTACGCTGGCAAAACTCGTCAACGCCAGCGCGCCCGGCCTGATCGGCCGCGCATCCGGGTCTGGCGCCTGGTCGCAATTGTCGGCGGCCGATGTGCGGACGCTGTTGGGCGTGTCCACGGGCACTCCTGATGCCGACGCCATCACCGAAACGGCAACCCGCGTCTTCGTGTCGCCGTTCCACCGCGAGCTCGCCGACCGTGTCTCGAATACGGAGAAGGTTTCGACGGCGCAGGTGATCGGGCTGCTCGCCCCGTTCGTCGACTTCGTCGGCACGGGCACGACGGTCATCACCGCCACGCTGACTAACGCCGCGCGTTGCCAGTGGCTGCCCTTGTATAACTGGCGCGCGGCCAACGTGACGATCGTGCCGGAAGCGCCGTGCACGCTGCAGAACGCGACCGGCGGGACGATCACCAGCTACACACTGCCGCCAAACAAAGCGGCGTGCGTGCGGCGCAACGGCAACATCTATCGTGTGATTGAGTAGCCGACGTGGCCGGCTGCTGCTTCTCAACGTCCGGCGCTCCCGTGCCAGCCGATGCGGGCTTCCGCCTCGGCACGCGCATCGGCAATACGGCCGTCACGGGCGCCGCTGACGTTCACCCGCGCATTGATCTCCGGCGGCACATACAGTGGTCCAGCGTCGAGCCGGCGCGCAACGCTGCGTACAAGTGGGCGGAGATTGACAGCCTCGTCGCCGCGCTGAAGTCCAACAACATCAACTGCCTGGGCGTTATCTCGCAAACGCCGGCCTGGGCATCATCGACCGGCGCCAAGGGGAATATCTATCCAAACCCGGCCGACTTGCCGTCGCTGTATGCTTTCGTTACGGCGGCGGTCAACCGCTACAAGGCGACGATCAAAGAGTGGGAGGTCTACAACGAATGCGACTTCCGCGGCTGGACAGCAGCGCAATACGCGCAAGTGGCAATCGGCTGCTCGGCCGCGATCCGCGCCGCTGATCCGACAGCGACGGTCGTTACGGGCGTCTCGATCGTTCCGCCGGTCACGCGAGGCGGCAATAACTCCGGCCCATGGTGGGATGCGCTGATGGCGAACGCCGCATTCAAGGCCGCCTCAGACGTGTTTTCGTGGCACCTGTACTGCAAGGGCAACCCGGCGCCGCCGCCGGAAATAGGCGACAAGAAGGGCGCCGTTGATGACATCATTCCGGCGTCGATCAATCGAACGCGAGCGGCTGGATTTAAGGGCGAAATCTGGATAACAGAGAGCGGCTGGACGACAGACCCAGCCGGGAACATCGATCCGGTTACAGGCAAGGCCAAGAACCTCACGACAGACGATAACCAAGCAAGCTTTTTGGTCCGCATGGCGGTGATGTACGCCGCCCTCGGGATTGACAGGTGGTACCAGTTCCAGCTCTACGGTGCCAACACGGGCGATGAGTCCGGTGGCATGGGCCTATGGAACCCGCCGCGCATCAACGGCGGCTCCAAGAAACCATCGTGGGCAGCATATCAAACCGCATGCAACTTCCTGATCGGCGCGACGAACGTTACCCGGCTGGCATCAGCGCCAGGCGTTTATCTGTACTCGTTGATCAAGGCTGACGGCCAGTCAGCCTGGTGTGCATGGACGGTTGCGGGCAATGCCAGCGTTAGCATCTCGGGACTGCCCGCCACGGTGCGGAGAACGCTGCGTGGCGGCACGCAGAGCACG
This sequence is a window from Acidobacteriota bacterium. Protein-coding genes within it:
- a CDS encoding endo-1,4-beta-xylanase, with the protein product MPADAGFRLGTRIGNTAVTGAADVHPRIDLRRHIQWSSVEPARNAAYKWAEIDSLVAALKSNNINCLGVISQTPAWASSTGAKGNIYPNPADLPSLYAFVTAAVNRYKATIKEWEVYNECDFRGWTAAQYAQVAIGCSAAIRAADPTATVVTGVSIVPPVTRGGNNSGPWWDALMANAAFKAASDVFSWHLYCKGNPAPPPEIGDKKGAVDDIIPASINRTRAAGFKGEIWITESGWTTDPAGNIDPVTGKAKNLTTDDNQASFLVRMAVMYAALGIDRWYQFQLYGANTGDESGGMGLWNPPRINGGSKKPSWAAYQTACNFLIGATNVTRLASAPGVYLYSLIKADGQSAWCAWTVAGNASVSISGLPATVRRTLRGGTQSTVSTTAGVLTITAGPSPIWVEIV